Part of the Yersinia hibernica genome, CTCTGCGCTAGGCTCTACGTTTTGCGCTACCTGGTGCGGCGTAAGTTTTTTAGATGACGCAGAACGGTATTGAGGCTTATCCGTAGAACCCGTGCTGTATCGCGGCATCCGGAGCCGTTCATCGCCATATCAACGATGGCCTGATGGGTTTCGGGTTTAGCTCCGTTGTAGCGATAGCTGAGCTGGAAGGTCTTCAGGCATTGGTTACAGCGATAGAGCTGCGCCCCTGAGCCGGAGTGGCCGTTTCGGATAACCCCATGAGTTTCAGAACAGCGAGGACAAACCACATCAATCTTTGCCATCAATCATCCAAAGGGTAAAGAGTACACCAACACTAAGTTTGCGTCACGACCGTTTTTTACGCCATGCGATTAAACATAATGAATTTAGCCTGTACTACCAACCGCGCTATCGCATTGAAGGAACGAAACTTACCGGTGCCGAAGCTCTAGTGCGCTGGAATCATCCGGTATTAGGGTTGCTGATGCCGGATCAATTTATTGCTCTGGCGGAAGAAACAGGGCTGATTACTGCCATTAGTGACTGGACGATGCTACAAGCCTGTCAGGATGCCGCAACATGGCCTGAATCACTGATTATTTCAGTCAATATTTCTGCTATTGAATTCCGGAACCAACGCCTGATTGAGCGTGTACGGCAAATTTTGCTGCTGACCGGGCTACCAAGTCATCGGCTGGAACTGGAAATCACCGAGCGGATAATGATTGAAGATGCGGATGGGGCATTTAAAACCATGACAGCATTGAAAGCCCTGGGAGTGCGTTTATCAATGGATGATTTTGGTACCGGATATTCATCACTCAATTATCTGCGCCGTTTCCCATTCGATGGGCTGAAGATTGATAAGAGCTTTATCGATGAGCTCACACAGTCCCATGAAGGGGAATCTATTGTTGAAGGCATTATTAATCTTGGACATGCTCTGTCTATGACAGTAACCGCCGAGGGTGTCGAAACGACGGAACAACTCAAGCATCTCCAACAGCTAATGTGTGATGAGGTTCAGGGCTACTTATTAGGTAAGCCAATGAAATTAAATGAGTTATTAAACCTCACCCACCAAACAGACTAGGTCGGATTAAATGTCAATAGGGGCCACTCAACCTCAATACCACGGGTTCAAAGAGGCTGAGTGGCCACCACAGGTTACGGGGTAGCTTGGCTTTTTGCCTTGAAATTAATGATGTCGTAGACCAAGGTATCCATCGTACTTTCCACTTCGTCCGCTGTAATCGGTGACCCGCTATTACTCACGTCCTTACCATAAGCCTTGCGCACCACAACAATGACTGGTTTACCGGTATTGGAGTCGATAACCTGTATCTCTAGATAGAGCGCCGTGCGTTGGCCACGATTACCTGTCGCCGCCATGGTTCCGGCAATCACCGCCGCTATTGGTATCATTTCATAGACTTCAATATCTTTATCTTCAGCAGAAACCGCGGTAATCGCCCCCCGCACAATCAAGGTATTACGTTTTTTTGGCGAGTTGACTAGCGGTAATTGCCGGCTAACCGCCTCTTTA contains:
- a CDS encoding DUF3313 domain-containing protein, with product MAILNSYKIAALFAVGILVAGCASKVTTSAQYSGFLSDYSKLQETESASGQKILRWVSPNFNAKQYTGVYYTPLVYYPRSTPTQRVSQKTLDQVLAYANKRLKEAVSRQLPLVNSPKKRNTLIVRGAITAVSAEDKDIEVYEMIPIAAVIAGTMAATGNRGQRTALYLEIQVIDSNTGKPVIVVVRKAYGKDVSNSGSPITADEVESTMDTLVYDIINFKAKSQATP